Proteins from a genomic interval of Musa acuminata AAA Group cultivar baxijiao chromosome BXJ1-9, Cavendish_Baxijiao_AAA, whole genome shotgun sequence:
- the LOC135593245 gene encoding two-component response regulator ORR10-like, protein MAVDAEAQFHVLAVDDSLMDRKLIERLLKTSSFQVTTVDSGSKALEVLGLKEDQTSTPALSPEHNEIEVNLVITDYCMPGMTGYDLLKKIKESSSLKDIPVVIMSSENVPSRINRCLEEGAEEFFLKPVQLSDMRRLRPHILKGKHKEQQLHQEENSNTNHIIISSSNNNNMSNKRKAMDEEVLSERTRLRFSSSSLNVI, encoded by the exons ATGGCTGTGGATGCAGAAGCTCAGTTCCATGTCCTGGCTGTGGATGACAGCCTCATGGATAGAAAACTCATTGAGAGGCTCCTCAAGACATCTTCCTTTCAAG TCACCACTGTGGATTCTGGGAGCAAGGCTCTTGAAGTCTTGGGGTTGAAGGAAGACCAGACCAGCACACCAGCTCTCTCACCAGAACACAAT GAGATTGAGGTGAATCTGGTAATAACAGATTACTGCATGCCTGGGATGACAGGGTATGACCTCCTCAAAAAGATCAAG GAGTCATCATCTTTGAAGGACATCCCAGTGGTGATCATGTCATCTGAAAATGTACCTTCCAGGATAAACAG ATGCTTGGAAGAAGGAGCAGAAGAGTTCTTTCTGAAACCAGTACAGCTCTCAGACATGAGAAGACTCAGGCCTCACATACTAAAAGGGAAACATAAAGAGCAGCAGCTTCACCAAGAAGAAAACAGCAACACCAACCACATCATCATCAGTAGCAGCAATAATAACAACATGAGCAACAAGAGAAAGGCCATGGATGAGGAAGTTTTATCTGAGAGGACAAGACTAAGATTCTCTAGCAGTAGCTTAAAtgtgatatga
- the LOC103973897 gene encoding condensin-1 complex subunit CAP-D2 isoform X1: MAPPFVFPSDLKDLEDDSDGLSLRVQFPVDVASLRPSQLEELVKGVAFDLSDRELFCVEEQDVFDRVYSLVRSFAVLPPSSKFNLVETLRSNLSVLLPNVDSLSRAPHFLPPSPSSPGAAADAVPDIATRIASHRNALKIYSFFLLNIALLEESSSSYSSGASSKVVQGRKKNPTYAWNWEAQRSRIINLVANSLEINLTLLFGSNDIDESYLSFISKCTFSLYENQALLKDADTREGLGRIIGTIATKHQRTAQSCASILHLIHKFDYTVPHLAELVAAAEKKYGDGCLAVALIREVGRTDPKDYVRDGVGAENIGRFLVELADQSPKLMSTNVGVLVPHFGGESFKIRNALVGVLGRLVAKAYKDVEGDVSSKCLRLRGKQAMLEILLERCRDVSAYTRSRVLQVWAELCEEHAISIGLWNEVAVVASGRLEDKTAMVRKSALNLLITMLQHNPFGPQLRVAVYEATLEKFKAKLLVMEPSNTSDDTSEADNLHAGSSVEQGESISDSCLTFNEEQQGEAAAIPEIGNLEQTRALVASLEAGLRFSQCVTSLMPTLVQLLASSSATDVENTILLLMRCRQFQIDGSDASLRRMLPLVFSQDKSIYEAVESAFVTIYIRKNPMETAKNLLDLAIDSSIGDLAALEFLISSLMSKGEISMSTISALWDFFIFNVNGVVAAQSRGALSILCMAAKSNPGILGSHLQDIIDIGFGHWAKEEPLLARTACVALERLSEEDKDKLRSSSSKVFAALHSLVAGFWLPDHIWYAAVDKAISTIYSVHPLPEAFAADIVKKYLNSVFGCTASDEMLNDVSLGPSNFMSTVPTAKLGRFLFIISHIALNQLVYIESCIRSIQKQKLKKEKLKVEKQQVNGGSAEVEMQGINAELGLGASEDAVIDSLSEKAEKEIVSGGSTEKNLIGYCAPFLSRLCRNLNLMQKFPELQASTMLALCRLMIIDSDFCESNLQLLFTVVESASSETVRSNCTVALGDLAVRFPNLLEPWTENMYAQLRDPSESVRKNAVLVLSHLILNDMMKVKGYIYEMALRIEDEDKRISSLAKLFFNELSKKGSNPIYNLLPDILSRLCNQNIKEEDFYNIMQFLINSIKKDRQMEALVEKLCNRFSGVSDVKQWKHIAYCLSQLTFSEKGLKKLVGSFKAYEHSLCDDSVMDHFRSIVSKCKKFAKAEVRSCIEEFEEKLNKIHTAKKEQETTARNAQVHQQKVGSLEGFLIKEKSVVGNTSEAFVMPTDKNVSAKEGSPEAKDTISEESCLSSVMRECEADGMEVQSPQTFHRGVSKCSTRKVKGSATQDHKDNGSVRRRIRSTRR, from the exons ATGGCTCCCCCCTTCGTCTTCCCCTCCGATCTCAAGGACCTAGAAGATGACTCTGACGGCCTCTCGCTCCGCGTCCAGTTCCCCGTCGACGTCGCCTCCCTCCGTCCTTCGCAACTGGAAGAGCTCGTCAAAG GCGTCGCCTTCGACCTATCCGATAGGGAGCTCTTCTGCGTCGAGGAGCAGGACGTATTCGACCGCGTCTACTCTCTCGTCCGCAGCTTCGCCGTCCTCCCCCCTTCGTCCAAGTTCAACCTCGTCGAGACCCTGCGCTCTAACCTCAGTGTTCTTCTCCCCAACGTCGACTCTCTCTCCCGCGCCCCCCATTTCTTGCCTCCGTCTCCGTCCTCCCCAGGAGCCGCTGCCGACGCTGTCCCGGACATCGCCACCCGCATTGCCTCCCACCGGAATGCCCTCAAGATCTACAGTTTCTTCCTCCTCAACATCGCCCTCCTCGAGGAGTCCTCCAGCTCTTACTCCTCTGGTGCCAGCTCCAAG GTTGTGCAAGGTCGGAAGAAGAATCCTACGTATGCATGGAATTGGGAGGCGCAGAGGAGTCGAATCATCAATTTGGTTGCGAACTCTCTGGAGATTAATCTCACTTTGCTCTTTGGATCAAACGATATTGATGAGAGCTATCTCTCATTTATCTCCAA GTGCACTTTCAGTTTATATGAGAATCAGGCTTTGTTGAAGGATGCAGACACCAGAGAAGGCCTTGGACGTATAATAGGTACTATTGCAACGAAGCATCAGAGAACTGCACAATCATGCGCATCAATCCTCCACTTGATCCATAAGTTTGACTACACCGTTCCCCACCTTGCGGAGTTGGTTGCTGCAGCTGAGAAGAAGTATGGCGATGGATGCCTAGCTGTTGCCCTTATTAGGGAGGTTGGTCGCACTGATCCGAAGGACTATGTGAGGGATGGTGTTGGGGCTGAGAATATAGGGAGGTTCCTGGTTGAGCTTGCTGACCAATCTCCGAAGCTTATGTCCACCAATGTTGGGGTTCTAGTTCCTCATTTTGGTGGGGAATCTTTTAAGATTAGAAATGCTCTTGTTGGTGTCTTGGGTAGGTTGGTTGCAAAGGCCTATAAAGATGTGGAAGGTGATGTTAGTTCCAAGTGTCTAAGGTTGAGGGGAAAGCAGGCTATGTTGGAGATACTGCTAGAACGATGTAGGGATGTGTCGGCGTACACGAGAAGCCGGGTGCTTCAAGTTTGGGCAGAGTTATGCGAAGAACATGCCATTTCAATTGGCCTTTGGAATGAGGTGGCAGTGGTGGCTTCAGGAAGATTGGAGGATAAGACTGCTATGGTTAGGAAATCAGCACTCAATCTGCTTATCACCATGTTGCAGCATAACCCATTTGGACCACAGCTCCGTGTTGCAGTCTACGAAGCGACATTGGAGAAATTCAAAGCAAAATTGCTTGTAATGGAGCCGTCCAACACTTCAGATGATACTTCTGAGGCTGACAATTTGCATGCTGGATCTTCAGTGGAGCAGGGAGAGAGTATTAGTGACAGCTGTTTGACATTTAATGAAGAGCAGCAGGGTGAAGCTGCAGCGATTCCAGAAATAGGGAATTTAGAACAGACCAGGGCATTGGTGGCCTCGCTTGAGGCTGGTCTGCGGTTCTCACAATGTGTCACTTCTTTGATGCCAACCCTTGTTCAACTACTGGCTTCTTCTTCTGCAACTGATGTGGAGAATACGATCCTTCTATTGATGAGGTGCAGACAATTTCAGATTGATGGCTCAGATGCATCACTCCGCAGAATGCTGCCATTG GTATTTTCCCAAGACAAATCAATATATGAGGCTGTCGAAAGTGCATTTGTTActatatatataagaaagaatCCAATGGAAACTGCTAAAAATTTATTGGACCTGGCGATTGATTCCAGTATTGGTGATCTTGCAGCTTTGGAGTTTCTAATTAGTTCTTTGATGTCCAAAGGGGAAATTTCTATGAGTACA ATCTCAGCCTTATGGGACTTTTTCATCTTCAATGTCAATGGAGTAGTTGCAGCACAAAGCCGTGGCGCTTTGTCAATTTTGTGTATGGCAGCAAAATCAAATCCAGGCATTCTAGGTTCTCATTTACAGGATATTATTGATATTGGTTTTGGACATTGGGCAAAGGAGGAACCTTTGCTTGCAAGAACAGCATGTGTTGCTCTTGAAAGATTGTCTGAGGAAGATAAGGACAAACTCAGAAGCAGTAGCAGCAAGGTTTTTGCTGCTCTACATAGCTTAGTAGCTGGTTTCTGGCTTCCGGACCATATTTGGTATGCTGCTGTTGACAAAGCCATAAGCACCATATATTCAGTTCATCCATTGCCTGAAGCTTTTGCTGCTGATATTGTGAAGAAGTACCTCAACTCTGTTTTTGGTTGCACTGCAAGTGATGAAATGCTAAACGATGTATCTCTTGGACCCTCCAACTTCATGTCCACAGTGCCTACAGCAAAGCTGGGCAGATTCCTTTTTATTATAAGCCATATTGCACTGAATCAATTGGTTTATATCGAGAGCTGCATCCGAAGCATTCAAAAGCAAAAATTGAAAAAAGAAAAGTTGAAGGTTGAAAAGCAACAGGTTAATGGTGGTTCAGCTGAAGTAGAG ATGCAAGGTATAAATGCTGAATTGGGACTTGGTGCATCTGAAGATGCAGTAATCGATTCACTTTCAGAAAAGGCAGAGAAAGAAATTGTTTCTGGTGGATCTACTGAGAAAAACCTCATTGGATATTGTGCTCCTTTTCTCTCAAGGCTATGTAGAAACTTGAATTTGATGCAAAAG TTTCCTGAACTGCAGGCTTCTACAATGCTTGCTCTATGCAGATTAATGATAATTGATTCAGACTTTTG TGAATCAAATCTTCAGCTTCTGTTCACTGTTGTGGAGAGTGCTTCATCAGAAACTGTTCGTTCCAACTGCACCGTGGCTCTTGGAGACCTGGCTGTTCGTTTCCCGAACCTTCTTGAACCTTGGACTGAGAATATGTATGCTCAATTGAGAGACCCTTCAGAATCTGTGAGGAAAAATGCTGTATTGGTGCTGTCTCATCTCATATTGAATGATATGATGAAG GTAAAGGGTTACATATATGAAATGGCTCTACGGATTGAGGATGAAGACAAAAGAATCTCAAGTCTCGCTAAGTTATTCTTTAATGAGTTGTCAAAGAAAG GAAGCAATCCAATATATAATCTACTTCCTGACATCCTCAGCAGATTGTGCAATCAGAACATCAAGGAAGAAGATTTTTACAACATAATGCAGTTCTTAATTAACTCTATCAAGAAG GACAGGCAAATGGAAGCCCTTGTTGAAAAGCTATGCAATCGGTTCAGTGGAGTTAGTG ATGTTAAACAGTGGAAGCATATTGCTTACTGCCTCTCCCAGTTGACATTCAGTGAAAAGGGATTGAAAAAGCTTGTTGGGTCTTTTAAAGCATATGaacattctttatgtgatgattcaGTGATGGATCATTTCAGAAGCATTGTGAGCAAG TGCAAAAAGTTTGCAAAAGCTGAGGTTAGATCTTGCATTGAGGAATTTGAAGAGAAGCTTAACAAGATTCATACAGCAAAAAAGGAACAGGAAACCACTGCTAGAAATGCCCAggttcatcaacaaaaagttGGCAGCCTTGAAGGTTTCCTAATTAAGGAGAAAAGTGTTGTTGGAAATACCAGTGAAG CTTTTGTTATGCCAACAGATAAAAATGTTTCTGCCAAGGAGGGTTCGCCCGAAGCCAAAGATACAATATCAGAGGAAAGTTGTCTTTCTAGCGTCATGAGAGAATGTGAAGCGGATGGTATGGAGGTTCAGTCTCCACAAACCTTTCACAGAG GCGTTTCCAAATGCAGTACGAGgaaagtcaaaggatcagcaacacAAGATCACAAAGACAATGGTTCCGTAAGACGACGAATCCGCTCCACCAGGAG GTAG
- the LOC103973897 gene encoding condensin-1 complex subunit CAP-D2 isoform X2 produces MAPPFVFPSDLKDLEDDSDGLSLRVQFPVDVASLRPSQLEELVKGVAFDLSDRELFCVEEQDVFDRVYSLVRSFAVLPPSSKFNLVETLRSNLSVLLPNVDSLSRAPHFLPPSPSSPGAAADAVPDIATRIASHRNALKIYSFFLLNIALLEESSSSYSSGASSKVVQGRKKNPTYAWNWEAQRSRIINLVANSLEINLTLLFGSNDIDESYLSFISKCTFSLYENQALLKDADTREGLGRIIGTIATKHQRTAQSCASILHLIHKFDYTVPHLAELVAAAEKKYGDGCLAVALIREVGRTDPKDYVRDGVGAENIGRFLVELADQSPKLMSTNVGVLVPHFGGESFKIRNALVGVLGRLVAKAYKDVEGDVSSKCLRLRGKQAMLEILLERCRDVSAYTRSRVLQVWAELCEEHAISIGLWNEVAVVASGRLEDKTAMVRKSALNLLITMLQHNPFGPQLRVAVYEATLEKFKAKLLVMEPSNTSDDTSEADNLHAGSSVEQGESISDSCLTFNEEQQGEAAAIPEIGNLEQTRALVASLEAGLRFSQCVTSLMPTLVQLLASSSATDVENTILLLMRCRQFQIDGSDASLRRMLPLVFSQDKSIYEAVESAFVTIYIRKNPMETAKNLLDLAIDSSIGDLAALEFLISSLMSKGEISMSTISALWDFFIFNVNGVVAAQSRGALSILCMAAKSNPGILGSHLQDIIDIGFGHWAKEEPLLARTACVALERLSEEDKDKLRSSSSKVFAALHSLVAGFWLPDHIWYAAVDKAISTIYSVHPLPEAFAADIVKKYLNSVFGCTASDEMLNDVSLGPSNFMSTVPTAKLGRFLFIISHIALNQLVYIESCIRSIQKQKLKKEKLKVEKQQVNGGSAEVEMQGINAELGLGASEDAVIDSLSEKAEKEIVSGGSTEKNLIGYCAPFLSRLCRNLNLMQKFPELQASTMLALCRLMIIDSDFCESNLQLLFTVVESASSETVRSNCTVALGDLAVRFPNLLEPWTENMYAQLRDPSESVRKNAVLVLSHLILNDMMKVKGYIYEMALRIEDEDKRISSLAKLFFNELSKKGSNPIYNLLPDILSRLCNQNIKEEDFYNIMQFLINSIKKDRQMEALVEKLCNRFSGVSDVKQWKHIAYCLSQLTFSEKGLKKLVGSFKAYEHSLCDDSVMDHFRSIVSKCKKFAKAEVRSCIEEFEEKLNKIHTAKKEQETTARNAQVHQQKVGSLEGFLIKEKSVVGNTSEDKNVSAKEGSPEAKDTISEESCLSSVMRECEADGMEVQSPQTFHRGVSKCSTRKVKGSATQDHKDNGSVRRRIRSTRR; encoded by the exons ATGGCTCCCCCCTTCGTCTTCCCCTCCGATCTCAAGGACCTAGAAGATGACTCTGACGGCCTCTCGCTCCGCGTCCAGTTCCCCGTCGACGTCGCCTCCCTCCGTCCTTCGCAACTGGAAGAGCTCGTCAAAG GCGTCGCCTTCGACCTATCCGATAGGGAGCTCTTCTGCGTCGAGGAGCAGGACGTATTCGACCGCGTCTACTCTCTCGTCCGCAGCTTCGCCGTCCTCCCCCCTTCGTCCAAGTTCAACCTCGTCGAGACCCTGCGCTCTAACCTCAGTGTTCTTCTCCCCAACGTCGACTCTCTCTCCCGCGCCCCCCATTTCTTGCCTCCGTCTCCGTCCTCCCCAGGAGCCGCTGCCGACGCTGTCCCGGACATCGCCACCCGCATTGCCTCCCACCGGAATGCCCTCAAGATCTACAGTTTCTTCCTCCTCAACATCGCCCTCCTCGAGGAGTCCTCCAGCTCTTACTCCTCTGGTGCCAGCTCCAAG GTTGTGCAAGGTCGGAAGAAGAATCCTACGTATGCATGGAATTGGGAGGCGCAGAGGAGTCGAATCATCAATTTGGTTGCGAACTCTCTGGAGATTAATCTCACTTTGCTCTTTGGATCAAACGATATTGATGAGAGCTATCTCTCATTTATCTCCAA GTGCACTTTCAGTTTATATGAGAATCAGGCTTTGTTGAAGGATGCAGACACCAGAGAAGGCCTTGGACGTATAATAGGTACTATTGCAACGAAGCATCAGAGAACTGCACAATCATGCGCATCAATCCTCCACTTGATCCATAAGTTTGACTACACCGTTCCCCACCTTGCGGAGTTGGTTGCTGCAGCTGAGAAGAAGTATGGCGATGGATGCCTAGCTGTTGCCCTTATTAGGGAGGTTGGTCGCACTGATCCGAAGGACTATGTGAGGGATGGTGTTGGGGCTGAGAATATAGGGAGGTTCCTGGTTGAGCTTGCTGACCAATCTCCGAAGCTTATGTCCACCAATGTTGGGGTTCTAGTTCCTCATTTTGGTGGGGAATCTTTTAAGATTAGAAATGCTCTTGTTGGTGTCTTGGGTAGGTTGGTTGCAAAGGCCTATAAAGATGTGGAAGGTGATGTTAGTTCCAAGTGTCTAAGGTTGAGGGGAAAGCAGGCTATGTTGGAGATACTGCTAGAACGATGTAGGGATGTGTCGGCGTACACGAGAAGCCGGGTGCTTCAAGTTTGGGCAGAGTTATGCGAAGAACATGCCATTTCAATTGGCCTTTGGAATGAGGTGGCAGTGGTGGCTTCAGGAAGATTGGAGGATAAGACTGCTATGGTTAGGAAATCAGCACTCAATCTGCTTATCACCATGTTGCAGCATAACCCATTTGGACCACAGCTCCGTGTTGCAGTCTACGAAGCGACATTGGAGAAATTCAAAGCAAAATTGCTTGTAATGGAGCCGTCCAACACTTCAGATGATACTTCTGAGGCTGACAATTTGCATGCTGGATCTTCAGTGGAGCAGGGAGAGAGTATTAGTGACAGCTGTTTGACATTTAATGAAGAGCAGCAGGGTGAAGCTGCAGCGATTCCAGAAATAGGGAATTTAGAACAGACCAGGGCATTGGTGGCCTCGCTTGAGGCTGGTCTGCGGTTCTCACAATGTGTCACTTCTTTGATGCCAACCCTTGTTCAACTACTGGCTTCTTCTTCTGCAACTGATGTGGAGAATACGATCCTTCTATTGATGAGGTGCAGACAATTTCAGATTGATGGCTCAGATGCATCACTCCGCAGAATGCTGCCATTG GTATTTTCCCAAGACAAATCAATATATGAGGCTGTCGAAAGTGCATTTGTTActatatatataagaaagaatCCAATGGAAACTGCTAAAAATTTATTGGACCTGGCGATTGATTCCAGTATTGGTGATCTTGCAGCTTTGGAGTTTCTAATTAGTTCTTTGATGTCCAAAGGGGAAATTTCTATGAGTACA ATCTCAGCCTTATGGGACTTTTTCATCTTCAATGTCAATGGAGTAGTTGCAGCACAAAGCCGTGGCGCTTTGTCAATTTTGTGTATGGCAGCAAAATCAAATCCAGGCATTCTAGGTTCTCATTTACAGGATATTATTGATATTGGTTTTGGACATTGGGCAAAGGAGGAACCTTTGCTTGCAAGAACAGCATGTGTTGCTCTTGAAAGATTGTCTGAGGAAGATAAGGACAAACTCAGAAGCAGTAGCAGCAAGGTTTTTGCTGCTCTACATAGCTTAGTAGCTGGTTTCTGGCTTCCGGACCATATTTGGTATGCTGCTGTTGACAAAGCCATAAGCACCATATATTCAGTTCATCCATTGCCTGAAGCTTTTGCTGCTGATATTGTGAAGAAGTACCTCAACTCTGTTTTTGGTTGCACTGCAAGTGATGAAATGCTAAACGATGTATCTCTTGGACCCTCCAACTTCATGTCCACAGTGCCTACAGCAAAGCTGGGCAGATTCCTTTTTATTATAAGCCATATTGCACTGAATCAATTGGTTTATATCGAGAGCTGCATCCGAAGCATTCAAAAGCAAAAATTGAAAAAAGAAAAGTTGAAGGTTGAAAAGCAACAGGTTAATGGTGGTTCAGCTGAAGTAGAG ATGCAAGGTATAAATGCTGAATTGGGACTTGGTGCATCTGAAGATGCAGTAATCGATTCACTTTCAGAAAAGGCAGAGAAAGAAATTGTTTCTGGTGGATCTACTGAGAAAAACCTCATTGGATATTGTGCTCCTTTTCTCTCAAGGCTATGTAGAAACTTGAATTTGATGCAAAAG TTTCCTGAACTGCAGGCTTCTACAATGCTTGCTCTATGCAGATTAATGATAATTGATTCAGACTTTTG TGAATCAAATCTTCAGCTTCTGTTCACTGTTGTGGAGAGTGCTTCATCAGAAACTGTTCGTTCCAACTGCACCGTGGCTCTTGGAGACCTGGCTGTTCGTTTCCCGAACCTTCTTGAACCTTGGACTGAGAATATGTATGCTCAATTGAGAGACCCTTCAGAATCTGTGAGGAAAAATGCTGTATTGGTGCTGTCTCATCTCATATTGAATGATATGATGAAG GTAAAGGGTTACATATATGAAATGGCTCTACGGATTGAGGATGAAGACAAAAGAATCTCAAGTCTCGCTAAGTTATTCTTTAATGAGTTGTCAAAGAAAG GAAGCAATCCAATATATAATCTACTTCCTGACATCCTCAGCAGATTGTGCAATCAGAACATCAAGGAAGAAGATTTTTACAACATAATGCAGTTCTTAATTAACTCTATCAAGAAG GACAGGCAAATGGAAGCCCTTGTTGAAAAGCTATGCAATCGGTTCAGTGGAGTTAGTG ATGTTAAACAGTGGAAGCATATTGCTTACTGCCTCTCCCAGTTGACATTCAGTGAAAAGGGATTGAAAAAGCTTGTTGGGTCTTTTAAAGCATATGaacattctttatgtgatgattcaGTGATGGATCATTTCAGAAGCATTGTGAGCAAG TGCAAAAAGTTTGCAAAAGCTGAGGTTAGATCTTGCATTGAGGAATTTGAAGAGAAGCTTAACAAGATTCATACAGCAAAAAAGGAACAGGAAACCACTGCTAGAAATGCCCAggttcatcaacaaaaagttGGCAGCCTTGAAGGTTTCCTAATTAAGGAGAAAAGTGTTGTTGGAAATACCAGTGAAG ATAAAAATGTTTCTGCCAAGGAGGGTTCGCCCGAAGCCAAAGATACAATATCAGAGGAAAGTTGTCTTTCTAGCGTCATGAGAGAATGTGAAGCGGATGGTATGGAGGTTCAGTCTCCACAAACCTTTCACAGAG GCGTTTCCAAATGCAGTACGAGgaaagtcaaaggatcagcaacacAAGATCACAAAGACAATGGTTCCGTAAGACGACGAATCCGCTCCACCAGGAG GTAG
- the LOC103973899 gene encoding uncharacterized protein LOC103973899, with translation MGRIYPCPVPNWGRVVANPMAAEPPHTGGAGLVVANNDTIRSFLVSTAKDVRHLPDELRDLASALSSHSTVPYRSLRSIWSALPTADRPALRCLFAGAGFVLSSPKPREKSEELKERLKKLAESAERREYQELVKDIAPKREAAEPFSSYKDQIGFGLHVVLIMFTGYLVGFAAFRALFNHSAALNAAGGILGMVCGMLLETVLFIFRTSTKDVASSTQRSNKRKLL, from the exons ATGGGCCGTATTTATCCATGTCCGGTTCCCAACTGGGGGCGGGTTGTGGCGAATCCGATGGCTGCGGAACCACCGCACACGGGCGGCGCTGGTCTCGTCGTCGCCAACAATGACACCATCCGATCCTTCCTCGTCTCCACCGCGAAGGACGTCCGTCACCTCCCCGACGAGCTTCGAGATCTCGCTTCCGCTCTCTCGTCGCACAGCACCGTGCCCTATCGGTCTCTTAGGAGCATCTGGTCCGCCCTCCCCACAGCCGACCGCCCCGCCCTCCGCTGCCTTTTCGCCGGTGCCGGTTTCGTCTTGTCGAGCCCGAAGCCCAGGGAGAAG AGCGAAGAGCTGAAGGAGAGACTCAAGAAGCTCGCCGAATCGGCGGAGAGAAGGGAGTATCAGGAGCTTGTGAAGGACATTGCGCCCAAGAGAGAGGCTGCAGAGCCTTTCTCTTCCTATAAGGATCAGATAGGATTTG GTCTACATGTAGTGTTGATAATGTTCACGGGCTATTTGGTCGGTTTTGCTGCTTTCAGAGCTCTATTTAATCATAGTGCTGCACTG AATGCAGCTGGAGGCATCTTGGGAATGGTTTGTGGTATGCTACTTGAAACAGTTCTGTTTATATTTAGAACTTCCACCAAAGATGTGGCATCGTCAACCCAACGGAGTAATAAAAGGAAACTTCTATAG
- the LOC135593244 gene encoding NAD(P)H:quinone oxidoreductase-like: MEGAGLAMKPVIKVAALCGSLRRASFNGGLIRSAIQLCDESIEGMKIEYVDIAPLPFLNTDLEVDGKFPVPVEAFRRRIRGADAFLFASPEYNYSFTGPLKNAIDWASRAPNAWADKPAAIVSAGGNFGGGRSQYHLRQVGVFLDLHFINKPELFVHAFQPPSKFDSDGNLIDPEIRERLKQVLLSLQAFTLRLQNKC; encoded by the exons atGGAAGGGGCGGGGTTGGCGATGAAGCCGGTGATCAAAGTCGCGGCTCTCTGTGGCTCCCTCCGCAGGGCTTCCTTCAACGGCGGTCTCATCCGCTCCG CCATCCAGCTGTGCGACGAGTCCATCGAGGGGATGAAGATCGAGTACGTCGACATCGCTCCCCTCCCCTTCCTAAACACCGACCTCGAGGTCGACGGCAAGTTCCCCGTGCCCGTGGAGGCCTTCCGGCGGAGGATCCGCGGAGCTGACGCCTTCCTTTTTGCTTCCCCCGAGTATAACTACTCCTTCACCG gtCCTTTGAAGAATGCTATTGACTGGGCATCAAGAGCTCCAAATGCATGGGCGGACAAGCCTGCTGCTATTGTAAGTGCTGGTGGAAATTTTGGAGGAGGAAGATCTCAGTACCATCTACGTCAGGTTGGAGTTTTTCTGGATCTTCATTTCATCAACAAACCAGAACTGTTTGTCCATGCATTCCAGCCTCCATCAAAATTTGACAGTGATGGAAATCTAATTGATCCTGAGATTAGAGAACGGCTGAAGCAAGTGCTTCTGTCGCTCCAGGCCTTCACCCTTCGTCTTCAGAACAAATGTTGA